A single Sporosarcina sp. FSL W8-0480 DNA region contains:
- a CDS encoding MFS transporter — protein sequence MKLEKDIYHSKKLSFSKRTWLLIIGIIFIAATLRSPLTSVGPIIAPIRDSLGISNVLAGFLTTIPLLAFALISPVVPWLSRRFGMEITLFCSLCLLTLGIVIRSFGSITFLVIGTFLIGVAIAFGNVLLPSLLKLSFPLHIGLMTGFYSASMNISATIASGVSVPITERTAFGWQGALGIWSILTVVALLLWLPQLKNRVATVSDVKPIMKATSNSFWLSPIAWAVTCFMGLQSMLFYSTSAWLPEILVTNGLTAEKAGWMFSLLQLAQLPMTFITPILVGRLKDQRIAVVGVAALFLIGYGGVLVDGSVLIPLWMIAIGIAGGAAFGIAMMFFTLRTDTHTEAANLSGMAQSFGYLLAAVGPVLFGFLYDLTTTWTSSMFIFLVGSLALLASGMIAGQNKKIGYS from the coding sequence TTGAAGCTTGAGAAAGATATATATCATTCAAAAAAACTGAGTTTCAGCAAGCGAACTTGGTTGCTGATTATCGGAATTATTTTCATCGCTGCGACACTACGTTCTCCTTTGACTTCGGTTGGACCAATTATCGCACCGATTCGGGATAGCCTTGGAATCTCGAATGTTTTAGCAGGTTTTTTAACGACAATTCCTTTATTGGCATTTGCACTCATTTCTCCAGTCGTTCCTTGGCTATCGAGACGGTTCGGAATGGAAATCACTTTATTCTGTTCATTATGCTTATTGACGTTGGGAATTGTGATCAGATCGTTTGGGTCCATCACATTCTTAGTTATTGGTACATTTCTCATTGGGGTGGCCATTGCATTTGGTAATGTTTTATTACCAAGTTTGTTGAAATTGAGCTTTCCACTACATATCGGATTGATGACAGGCTTTTACTCTGCCTCCATGAATATATCGGCAACAATTGCTTCGGGAGTAAGTGTTCCTATTACTGAGAGAACCGCTTTCGGTTGGCAAGGCGCACTTGGAATTTGGTCGATACTCACAGTGGTAGCATTGTTATTATGGTTGCCCCAATTGAAAAATAGGGTTGCAACTGTATCAGATGTCAAACCAATCATGAAAGCTACATCAAATTCATTTTGGCTTTCTCCTATAGCTTGGGCAGTTACATGTTTTATGGGCTTGCAGTCTATGCTATTTTATTCGACGTCTGCTTGGTTGCCGGAAATACTTGTTACAAACGGATTGACTGCCGAAAAGGCAGGTTGGATGTTTTCTCTGTTGCAATTGGCGCAATTGCCGATGACGTTTATCACCCCCATCCTTGTTGGAAGATTGAAAGATCAGCGTATCGCTGTCGTTGGTGTCGCCGCTTTATTTCTCATCGGTTATGGAGGGGTACTAGTAGACGGATCGGTATTGATTCCCCTATGGATGATTGCAATTGGTATCGCTGGAGGGGCAGCATTTGGCATTGCAATGATGTTTTTTACTCTTCGAACCGATACTCATACCGAGGCTGCGAATCTATCAGGAATGGCACAATCATTCGGTTATTTACTTGCAGCAGTCGGACCAGTACTTTTCGGCTTCCTGTATGATCTAACAACAACTTGGACAAGCTCGATGTTCATCTTCTTGGTTGGATCACTCGCATTGCTTGCAAGTGGAATGATAGCTGGACAAAATAAAAAAATAGGGTACTCATAA
- a CDS encoding stalk domain-containing protein produces the protein MKKIGAVALTALLASSTWVTTYSVQAKEDVIHVVKEDVQDASVYMKATGVITNIENRENARMVTVEGEEGIITNFMITNDTLLFHSGKAESYGVDKLKKGMKVEGYYDKYKPMILIYPAQITPELFFVMDEEHAGSVKVAKFDETFLSLDGELKLNIGEETVLLNQQGRKIQQADLKGKELVVFYTITTRSLPPQTPPTKIIALDRLDTETYRIVMDIIEKDHYMKGDVRMIPLRKVAEELGYLVLSRGEVSGAILTKESENRSFTITRGTKSYGLNKSIRQFAVAPELIGGNKTYVSEEFLNMLLGDE, from the coding sequence ATGAAGAAAATTGGAGCTGTTGCGTTAACAGCGCTTTTAGCGAGTTCCACATGGGTAACTACGTATTCTGTTCAGGCAAAAGAGGATGTAATCCACGTGGTGAAGGAAGACGTACAGGATGCTTCTGTGTACATGAAGGCTACAGGGGTAATTACAAATATCGAGAACCGCGAAAATGCTCGGATGGTAACTGTGGAAGGTGAAGAAGGAATTATTACGAACTTCATGATTACAAATGATACACTTCTATTCCATAGCGGGAAGGCGGAAAGCTATGGAGTTGACAAGTTGAAAAAAGGGATGAAAGTCGAAGGCTATTACGATAAATACAAGCCTATGATTTTGATATACCCGGCCCAAATTACGCCTGAGCTATTCTTTGTAATGGATGAAGAACATGCGGGCAGCGTGAAAGTAGCGAAGTTTGATGAAACTTTCCTTAGTTTAGACGGTGAATTGAAATTGAACATTGGGGAAGAAACAGTATTGTTGAATCAGCAAGGCAGAAAAATTCAACAAGCAGATCTTAAAGGAAAAGAATTAGTCGTTTTTTACACAATTACGACAAGAAGTTTACCACCGCAAACACCACCAACCAAAATCATTGCTTTAGATAGATTAGACACAGAAACATACAGAATTGTTATGGATATCATTGAAAAAGATCATTACATGAAGGGTGACGTGAGAATGATTCCTCTTCGTAAGGTTGCTGAGGAGCTTGGCTATTTAGTTTTATCACGTGGAGAAGTGAGTGGGGCAATTCTTACTAAAGAAAGCGAGAACCGTTCATTTACAATTACCCGAGGCACGAAGTCGTACGGATTAAATAAAAGCATTCGTCAATTTGCAGTTGCGCCTGAACTTATCGGTGGCAATAAAACATATGTATCTGAAGAATTTCTGAACATGCTTTTAGGTGATGAATAA
- the nspC gene encoding carboxynorspermidine decarboxylase has translation MKINFDPHAVPSPSYVVDEGLLIKNLELLKSVIDRTGCKILLAQKGFSMFSVYPLIGQYLNGVTSSGLLEAKLGFEEMGKEVHTYSPAYSETDFDEILSYSDHLVFNSFDQWRRFKDRVKNHPKSIECGIRINPEYSEIEVDMYNPCFAFSRFGVTLENFEPEELEGISGLHFHTMCEQNSDTLARTIKVVDEKFGKYLKGMKWINFGGGHHITRPDYDIETLIESILFMKEKYGLKVYLEPGEAIALNTGFLVTTVLDTMQNGMPIAIVDTSASCHMPDVLEMPYRPEIIGSGKPNEKSITYRLGGPTCLAGDVIGDYSFEQPLTAGDKLVFTDMAHYTMVKNNTFNGMSLPAIVLNTVNDGPKVIKEFGYEDFKERLS, from the coding sequence ATGAAAATAAATTTCGATCCACACGCAGTCCCCTCCCCTTCATATGTAGTGGACGAGGGGCTGTTGATCAAAAACTTGGAATTACTGAAGTCGGTAATTGACAGAACAGGCTGCAAAATTTTATTGGCTCAAAAAGGTTTTTCGATGTTCTCCGTCTATCCACTTATCGGACAGTATTTGAACGGGGTGACTTCAAGTGGATTACTGGAAGCCAAATTGGGCTTTGAAGAAATGGGAAAGGAAGTACACACATACTCTCCTGCCTATTCGGAAACAGATTTCGATGAAATCCTATCTTATTCCGATCATCTCGTCTTCAACTCTTTCGACCAATGGAGACGGTTCAAGGACAGGGTGAAAAACCATCCAAAATCGATTGAATGCGGCATCCGGATAAACCCGGAATATTCCGAGATTGAAGTCGATATGTATAACCCTTGCTTCGCATTTTCACGATTCGGAGTGACGCTTGAGAACTTCGAGCCTGAAGAACTTGAAGGCATTAGCGGCTTGCATTTCCATACAATGTGCGAACAGAATTCCGACACACTTGCGAGGACTATTAAAGTTGTGGACGAAAAATTCGGCAAGTATTTGAAAGGCATGAAGTGGATTAATTTCGGCGGCGGTCATCATATTACCCGTCCCGATTATGACATTGAAACACTTATCGAATCGATACTTTTCATGAAAGAAAAGTATGGACTAAAAGTCTATTTGGAGCCAGGTGAAGCTATTGCTTTAAACACTGGATTCTTAGTAACGACTGTATTGGATACGATGCAAAACGGTATGCCAATTGCTATCGTTGATACTTCAGCTTCCTGCCATATGCCTGACGTATTGGAAATGCCTTATCGTCCTGAAATTATTGGATCCGGAAAGCCAAACGAAAAATCGATTACCTATCGACTTGGCGGTCCAACTTGCCTTGCCGGAGATGTCATCGGCGACTATTCGTTTGAACAGCCGTTAACTGCAGGAGATAAGCTTGTATTTACCGATATGGCCCATTACACAATGGTGAAGAACAATACTTTCAATGGCATGAGCTTACCTGCAATTGTATTGAACACCGTAAATGACGGCCCGAAAGTGATCAAAGAATTCGGTTACGAGGACTTTAAAGAACGTTTGTCATAA
- a CDS encoding saccharopine dehydrogenase family protein yields MGKALIIGAGGVASVVAHKCVQVPDVFEEICIASRTKSKCDALKEKLDGRGTKIQTAQVDADNVEELIELINEFKPEIVINVALPYQDLTIMDACLATGVHYLDTANYEPLDTAKFEYKWQWAYREKFEEAGLTAILGCGFDPGVTGVFSAHALKHHFDEIHTIDIVDANAGDHGYPFATNFNPEINIREITANGRYWENGEFIETPPLSEKRVYDLPEIGPKDVYLLYHEELESLAQNIKGIKKIRFWMTFSEKYLTHLRVLENVGMTSIEPINFEGQEIVPLQFLKAVLPDPASLGPRTKGKTNIGCIFQGTKDGEEKTYYVYNVSDHQECYREVGSQAISYTTGVPAMIGAMLLMKGEWKKPGVYNVEEFNPDPFMEALNEYGLPWQEDFNPELID; encoded by the coding sequence TTGGGTAAAGCGTTAATCATTGGAGCAGGTGGAGTTGCAAGTGTAGTTGCACATAAATGTGTTCAAGTTCCGGATGTATTTGAAGAAATTTGCATCGCAAGCCGTACGAAATCAAAATGTGATGCATTGAAGGAAAAGCTTGACGGAAGAGGGACAAAGATTCAGACGGCACAAGTCGATGCAGACAATGTTGAAGAACTGATTGAACTCATCAATGAATTCAAACCTGAAATCGTCATCAACGTCGCACTTCCATACCAAGACTTGACAATAATGGATGCTTGCCTCGCTACAGGAGTTCACTATTTGGATACTGCGAACTATGAACCACTTGATACGGCAAAATTCGAATATAAATGGCAGTGGGCATATCGTGAGAAGTTCGAAGAAGCGGGTCTAACAGCAATTCTTGGATGCGGTTTCGATCCAGGTGTAACAGGAGTCTTTTCCGCTCATGCACTAAAACATCATTTCGATGAAATCCATACAATTGATATCGTTGACGCGAATGCGGGAGACCACGGTTATCCATTCGCAACAAACTTCAATCCGGAGATCAATATACGTGAAATCACGGCAAACGGCCGCTATTGGGAAAACGGTGAGTTCATCGAAACTCCTCCACTTTCCGAGAAACGTGTTTATGACTTGCCGGAAATCGGTCCTAAAGATGTTTATCTTCTTTACCACGAAGAATTGGAGTCACTTGCTCAAAACATTAAAGGAATCAAGAAAATCCGTTTCTGGATGACGTTCTCAGAAAAGTATTTGACACATTTAAGAGTGCTTGAAAATGTCGGTATGACTTCTATCGAGCCAATCAACTTTGAAGGTCAGGAAATCGTGCCATTACAATTCTTGAAAGCGGTTCTTCCTGATCCGGCTTCCCTCGGGCCACGTACAAAAGGAAAAACAAACATCGGTTGTATTTTCCAAGGTACGAAAGATGGCGAAGAGAAGACTTACTACGTTTACAACGTATCCGATCACCAAGAGTGCTACCGTGAAGTTGGTTCCCAAGCGATCTCCTACACAACTGGTGTTCCAGCAATGATTGGAGCAATGCTATTGATGAAAGGCGAATGGAAAAAACCTGGCGTTTATAACGTAGAGGAATTCAATCCAGATCCATTCATGGAAGCATTGAACGAATACGGTTTGCCTTGGCAGGAAGACTTTAATCCTGAACTGATCGATTGA
- the speB gene encoding agmatinase, protein MLNKNIETFIGCDNEYDESQIVIFGAPFDSTTSFRPGTRFASKVMRGESFGIETYSPYQDKDLEDINVYDGGDLELSFGNPEKALGRIEEYTRKVVEDGKVPCMIGGEHLVTLGAIRAVAKQYPDLHVIQFDAHADLRDEYLGEQLSHASVIHRVWDILGDNRIFQFGIRSGDRSEFEWGRNHVFTNKFNFNGLEDVVERLKGKPVYLTIDLDVLDPSVFPGTGTPEAGGVSFMELLNGILTVSGLNIVGCDVNELSPIYDQSGVSTAVACKVLRELLLAVYKQN, encoded by the coding sequence ATGTTGAATAAAAACATTGAAACTTTCATCGGATGCGATAACGAATATGATGAATCACAAATCGTCATTTTTGGTGCCCCATTCGATTCGACCACATCATTCCGACCAGGAACACGCTTTGCAAGTAAAGTGATGCGTGGCGAATCATTTGGAATTGAAACATATAGCCCTTATCAGGACAAGGACCTTGAAGACATCAACGTATACGATGGTGGGGATCTTGAACTGAGTTTCGGTAATCCTGAAAAGGCATTAGGCCGAATTGAGGAATATACTCGAAAAGTAGTCGAAGACGGCAAAGTCCCTTGTATGATCGGTGGCGAGCATCTTGTTACGCTTGGCGCAATTCGCGCTGTTGCAAAACAATATCCCGATCTGCACGTCATCCAATTTGATGCACATGCCGACTTGAGGGATGAATACCTTGGAGAACAGTTGTCCCATGCAAGTGTCATTCATCGGGTTTGGGACATTTTAGGCGACAATCGAATTTTCCAATTTGGAATCCGTTCCGGTGACCGGAGTGAATTCGAATGGGGCCGTAACCATGTCTTTACGAATAAATTCAACTTTAACGGTCTTGAAGATGTTGTTGAAAGATTAAAAGGGAAACCAGTTTATCTAACAATTGACTTGGATGTCTTAGATCCTTCTGTTTTCCCTGGAACAGGAACTCCTGAAGCCGGTGGTGTAAGCTTCATGGAGTTATTGAATGGTATTTTAACAGTGAGCGGCCTTAACATTGTAGGTTGCGATGTAAACGAACTCTCCCCGATTTACGATCAAAGCGGTGTTTCAACAGCGGTTGCTTGTAAAGTATTGCGGGAACTATTATTAGCGGTTTATAAACAAAATTAA
- the speE gene encoding polyamine aminopropyltransferase, with translation MNLWFVENHSPNVQFSMRVIEHLYTKKSEYQKIDVLQTAEFGRVLTLDGYVMVTEKDEFIYHDMITHVPMATNPNIKKVLVIGAGDGGTVRELTKYETIEHIDMVEIDEMVVDVCKEFIPQTASKLDDPRVHLYFEDGLKFVRSRENEYDLIIVDSTDPFGPGEGLFTREFYGNCYKALNEDGILVNQHESPFYEEDALGMQRAHKRITGFFPVCKVYQVHIPTYPSGHWLFGFASKKYDPINDLNADAWNQLGLQTKYYNTDIHVGSFALPNYVKEQLKDVE, from the coding sequence ATGAATTTATGGTTTGTGGAAAATCATTCACCGAACGTTCAATTTTCGATGAGAGTCATTGAACATCTTTACACTAAGAAAAGTGAATACCAGAAAATCGATGTACTGCAAACCGCTGAATTTGGCAGAGTCCTGACATTGGATGGGTATGTCATGGTCACTGAAAAAGACGAATTCATATACCACGATATGATTACACATGTACCGATGGCAACAAATCCAAACATTAAAAAAGTACTTGTCATCGGTGCTGGTGATGGCGGGACAGTAAGGGAATTGACGAAGTACGAAACAATCGAGCATATCGATATGGTTGAAATTGATGAGATGGTTGTTGATGTTTGTAAGGAGTTCATACCTCAAACTGCTTCCAAATTGGATGACCCACGTGTCCATCTATACTTTGAAGATGGCTTGAAATTTGTCCGTTCCCGTGAAAACGAATACGATTTGATCATCGTCGATTCGACAGATCCCTTCGGACCAGGCGAGGGACTATTTACAAGGGAATTTTACGGTAACTGTTACAAGGCATTAAATGAAGACGGTATACTGGTCAATCAACACGAGAGCCCTTTTTACGAAGAGGATGCACTTGGTATGCAGCGAGCACATAAACGGATCACTGGATTCTTCCCCGTCTGTAAAGTGTATCAAGTGCATATTCCGACGTATCCATCCGGTCATTGGCTATTCGGTTTTGCCTCTAAAAAGTACGACCCGATCAATGACTTGAATGCAGATGCATGGAATCAGCTTGGACTGCAAACGAAGTATTACAATACGGACATTCATGTCGGTTCGTTTGCTTTGCCGAATTACGTAAAGGAGCAATTAAAAGATGTTGAATAA
- a CDS encoding aminotransferase class I/II-fold pyridoxal phosphate-dependent enzyme, with translation MDILSQQKAPIMEALNKYKKMRVVPFDVPGHKRGRGNEELTAFLGENCMTVDVNSMKPLDNLIHPVSVIREAEELAAEAFGAKHAFFMVNGTTSAVQAMVMTACKAGEKIIMPRNVHRSAINALILSGAVPVYVNPGVNKELGIPLGMAVEDVKQAILENPDAKAILINNPTYYGICSNMQAITDLAHSHGMLVLVDEAHGTHFYFSDELPASAMSVGADMASVSMHKSGGSLTQSSLLLINNEVSEGYTRQIINLTQTTSGSYLLLSSLDISRKNLALNGKEIFHKVGQMAQYTRDEINKIGGYYAFSEELRNGDTIYDFDTTKLSVHTLDIGLAGVEVYDILRDEYDIQIEFGDIGNILAYISVGDRRLDLERLVSALAEIKRRYSKDKSGLFDHEYINPQVVYTPQKAFYAPKETLPINESAGRIASEFVMAYPPGIPILAPGEMITPEILQYIQYCKDKGSFMTGTEDSKIEHINVLKETEQ, from the coding sequence ATGGACATTCTTTCACAACAGAAGGCCCCGATCATGGAAGCCTTAAACAAATACAAAAAAATGCGTGTCGTTCCTTTTGACGTTCCTGGCCATAAACGTGGCAGAGGTAATGAGGAACTGACCGCTTTTTTAGGCGAGAATTGCATGACAGTTGACGTTAACTCCATGAAGCCGTTGGATAACTTAATCCATCCAGTTTCTGTCATTCGGGAAGCTGAAGAGCTTGCGGCTGAAGCATTCGGTGCAAAGCACGCCTTTTTCATGGTGAATGGGACTACTTCTGCCGTACAAGCGATGGTCATGACCGCATGTAAGGCAGGGGAAAAAATCATCATGCCGCGTAATGTGCATCGAAGCGCTATTAATGCACTTATCTTAAGCGGAGCTGTCCCCGTTTATGTCAACCCAGGTGTTAATAAAGAGCTTGGTATTCCCCTTGGCATGGCCGTTGAGGATGTAAAACAAGCAATCCTTGAAAATCCTGATGCTAAAGCAATTCTTATTAATAATCCGACGTATTACGGAATCTGTTCGAATATGCAGGCAATCACGGATCTCGCCCATAGCCATGGAATGCTTGTCCTTGTGGATGAAGCCCATGGTACGCATTTCTATTTTAGTGACGAACTTCCTGCCTCTGCAATGTCGGTCGGAGCCGATATGGCTTCCGTCAGCATGCATAAATCTGGTGGTTCACTGACTCAAAGCTCATTATTATTGATCAATAATGAAGTGAGTGAAGGGTATACAAGACAGATCATCAATTTGACACAAACGACTAGCGGCTCATATTTACTGCTCTCTTCTTTAGATATTTCAAGGAAAAACCTTGCATTGAATGGCAAGGAAATTTTCCATAAAGTCGGCCAAATGGCACAGTATACCCGGGATGAAATCAATAAAATCGGCGGGTACTATGCGTTTTCTGAAGAGTTACGGAATGGTGACACAATTTACGATTTCGATACGACAAAGCTTTCCGTCCATACACTTGATATAGGATTAGCTGGGGTCGAAGTATACGACATTCTTCGTGACGAATACGACATCCAAATCGAATTTGGGGATATCGGCAACATTCTTGCATACATATCAGTCGGAGACCGTCGATTGGATCTCGAGAGGCTTGTATCTGCCCTCGCGGAGATTAAAAGGCGTTACAGCAAAGATAAAAGCGGATTATTCGATCATGAATATATCAACCCGCAAGTCGTCTACACACCCCAAAAAGCGTTTTACGCACCCAAGGAGACGCTACCCATTAATGAGAGTGCAGGTCGAATCGCAAGCGAGTTCGTCATGGCCTACCCTCCTGGCATACCGATTTTAGCGCCAGGTGAAATGATCACTCCTGAAATTTTGCAGTACATCCAATACTGCAAAGACAAAGGCAGCTTCATGACAGGTACGGAAGATAGCAAAATTGAACATATCAATGTTTTGAAGGAGACTGAGCAATGA
- the speD gene encoding adenosylmethionine decarboxylase, with product MENKLKLYGFNNLTKTLSFNIYDVSYAKSEREQKDYIAYIDEQYNSERLTNILYEVTKIIGAQILNVSKQDYDPQGASVTILITEESLPVAVIDESCNLGEIDILKTRDSVVGHLDKSHVTVHTYPEYHPDNSIATFRVDIEVSTCGEISPLNALDYLIGSFDSDIITTDYRVRGFTRDNKGKKLYMDHKMTSIQDYIDSETLQKYDAIDVNVYQSNIFHTKLLIKDINLQNYLFNTDVYEIPPKERLNITNNLRKEMIEIFSGSNIYEE from the coding sequence TTGGAAAATAAGCTGAAATTGTACGGCTTTAACAACCTCACAAAAACACTTAGCTTCAACATCTATGATGTGAGCTATGCAAAAAGTGAGCGGGAGCAAAAAGACTATATTGCCTATATCGATGAGCAGTACAATTCTGAGCGTTTGACAAATATTCTTTATGAGGTTACCAAAATTATTGGTGCACAAATATTGAATGTCAGCAAACAGGATTATGATCCACAAGGTGCGAGTGTGACAATCCTTATTACAGAGGAGTCACTCCCAGTTGCCGTAATAGATGAATCTTGTAATCTTGGCGAAATCGATATTTTAAAAACCCGGGATTCCGTTGTTGGCCATTTAGATAAAAGCCATGTCACTGTCCATACGTATCCTGAGTATCACCCGGATAATTCAATTGCCACTTTCCGTGTCGATATCGAAGTATCTACCTGTGGGGAAATTTCCCCATTGAACGCTTTGGATTACTTAATCGGCAGCTTCGATTCGGATATCATTACGACCGATTACCGTGTAAGAGGATTTACACGTGACAATAAAGGGAAGAAGTTATATATGGACCATAAAATGACATCTATCCAAGATTATATTGATAGTGAAACGCTTCAAAAGTACGATGCCATCGATGTAAACGTTTATCAATCCAATATTTTTCATACAAAACTGCTAATTAAAGATATCAATTTGCAAAATTACCTTTTCAATACGGATGTGTATGAAATACCACCGAAGGAAAGGCTGAACATTACAAACAATTTACGCAAAGAGATGATTGAAATATTCAGCGGTTCGAATATATATGAAGAGTGA